In Symphalangus syndactylus isolate Jambi chromosome 14, NHGRI_mSymSyn1-v2.1_pri, whole genome shotgun sequence, one DNA window encodes the following:
- the LOC129463202 gene encoding ranBP2-like and GRIP domain-containing protein 3 isoform X5 translates to MRRSKADVERYIASVQGSAPSPREKSMKGFYFAKLYYEAKEYDLAKKYICTYINVQERDPKAHRFLGLLYELEENTDKAVECYRRSVELNPTQKDLVLKIAELLCKNDVTDGRAKYWVERAAKLFPGSPAIYKLKEQLLDCEGEDGWNKLFDLIQSELYVRPDDVHVNIRLVELYRSNKRLKDAVAHCHEAEKNIALRSSLEWNSCVVQTLKEYLESLQCLESDKSDWRATNTDLLLAYANLTLLTLSTRDVQESRELLESFDSALQSVKSLGGNDELSATFLEMKGHFYMHAGSLLLKMGQHSNVQWRALSELAALCYLIAFQVPRPKIKLIKGEAGQNLLEMMACDRLSQSGHMLLNLSRGKQDFLKEVVESFANKSGQSALYDALFSSQSPKDTSFLGSDDIGNIDVQEPELEDLARYDVGAIRAHNGSLQHLTWLGLQWNSLPALPGIRKWLKQLFHHLPQETSRLETKAPESICILDLEVFLLGVVYTSHLQLKEKCNSHHSSYQPLCLPLPVCKQLCTERQKSWWDAVCTLIHRKAVPGNSAKLRLLVQHEINTLRAQEKHGLQPALLVHWAKCLQKTGSSLNSFYDQREYIGRSVHYWKKVLPLLKIIKKKNSIPEPIDPLFKHFHSVDIQASEIVEYEEDAHITFAILDAVNGNIEDAMTAFESIKSVVSYWNLALIFHRKAEDIENDALSPEEQEECKNYLRKTRDYLIKILDDSDSNLSVVKKLPVPLESIKEMLNSVMQELEDYSEGGLLYKNGSLRNADSEIKHSTPSPTKYSLSPSKSYKYSPKTPPRWAEDQNSLLKMICQQVEAIKKEMQELKLNSSNSASPHRWPTENYGPDSVPDGYQGSQTFHGAPLTEAAHPHFTIEKHGDSKWIIYRFTK, encoded by the exons ATGAGGCGCAGCAAGGCCGACGTGGAGCGGTACATCGCCTCGGTGCAGGGCTCCGCCCCGTCGCCTCGAGAG aagtcAATGAAAGGATTCTATTTTGCAAAGCTGTATTATGAAGCTAAAGAATATGACCTTGCTAAAAA atacataTGTACTTACATTAATGTGCAAGAGAGGGATCCCAAAGCTCACAGATTTCTGGGTCTTctttatgaattggaagaaaacacAGACAAAGCCGTTGAATGTTACAGG CGTTCAGTGGAATTAAACCCAACACAAAAAGATCTTGTGTTGAAGATTGCAGAATTGCTTTGTAAAAATGATGTTACTGATGGAAGAGCAAAATACTGGGTTGAGAGAGCAGCTAAACTTTTCCCAGGAAGTCCTGCAATTTATAAACTAaag GAACAGCTTCTAGATTGTGAAGGTGAAGATGGATGGAATAAACTTTTTGACTTGATTCAGTCAGAACTTTATGTAAGACCTGATGACGTCCATGTGAACATCCGGCTAGTGGAGTTGTATCGCTCAAATAAAAGATTGAAGGATGCTGTGGCCCACTGCCATGAGGCAGAGAAGAACATAGCTTTGCGTTCAAGTTTAGAATGGAATTCATGTGTTGTACAGACCCTTAAG GAATATCTGGAGTCTTTACAGTGTTTGGAGTCTGATAAAAGTGACTGGAGAGCAACCAATACAGACTTACTGCTGGCCTATGCTAATCTTACACTTCTTACGCTTTCCACTAGAGATGTGCAGGAAAGTAGAGAATTACTGGAAAG TTTTGATAGTGCTCTTCAGTCTGTGAAATCTTTGGGTGGAAATGATGAACTGTCAGCTACTTTCTTAGAAATGAAAGGACATTTCTACATGCATGCTGGTTCTCTGCTTTTGAAGATGGGTCAGCATAGTAATGTTCAATGGCGAGCTCTTTCTGAGCTGGCTGCATTGTGCTATCTCATAGCGTTTCAG GTTCCAAGACCAaagattaaattaataaaaggaGAAGCTGGACAAAATCTGCTGGAAATGATGGCCTGTGACCGACTGAGCCAATCAG ggcaCATGTTGCTAAACTTAAGTCGTGGCaagcaagattttttaaaagaggttgttGAATCTTTTGCCAACAAAAGCGGGCAGTCTGCATTATATGATGCTCTGTTTTCTAGTCAGTCACCTAAGGATACATCTTTTCTTGGTAGCGATGATATTGGAAACATTGATGTACAAGAACCAGAGCTTGAAGATTTGGCTAGATACGATGTTG gtgCTATTCGAGCACATAATGGTAGTCTTCAGCACCTTACTTGGCTTGGCTTACAGTGGAATTCATTGCCTGCTTTACCTGGAATCCGAAAATGGCTAAAACAGCTTTTCCATCATCTGCCCCAGGAAACCTCAAGGCTTGAAACAAAGGCACCTGAATCAATATGTATTTTAGATCTTGAA GTATTTCTCCTTGGAGTAGTATATACCAGCCACTTACAATTAAAGGAGAAATGTAATTCTCACCACAGCTCCTATCAACCATTATGCCTGCCCCTTCCTGTGTGTAAACAGCTttgtacagaaagacaaaaatcgTGGTGGGATGCGGTTTGTACTCTGATTCACAGAAAAGCAGT ACCTGGAAACTCAGCAAAATTGAGACTTCTAGTTCAGCATGAAATAAACACTCTAAGAGCCCAAGAAAAACATGGCCTTCAACCTGCTCTGCTTGTACATTGGGCAAAATGCCTTCAGAAAACG gGCAGCAGTCTTAATTCTTTTTATGATCAACGAGAATACATAGGGAGAAGTGTTCATTATTGGAAGAAAGTTTTGCCATTGttgaagataataaaaaagaagaacagCATTCCTGAACCTATTGATCCTctgtttaaacattttcatagtgtagacattcag GCATCAGAAATTGTTGAATATGAAGAAGACGCGCACATAACTTTTGCTATATTGGATGCAGTAAATGGAAATATAGAAGATGCTATGACTGCGTTTGAATCTATAAAAAGCGTTGTTTCTTATTGGAATCTTGCACTG ATTTTTCACAGGAAGGCAGAAGACATTGAAAATGATGCCCTTTCTCCTGAAGAACAAgaagaatgcaaaaattatctgagaaAGACCAGGGACTACCTAATAAAGATTTTAGATGACAGTGATTCAAATCTTTCAGTGGTCAAGAAA ttgcctGTGCCCCTGGAGTCTATAAAAGAGATGCTTAATTCAGTCATGCAGGAACTCGAAGACTATAGTGAAGGAGGTcttctttataaaaatggttCTTTGCGAAATGCAGATTCAGAAATAAAACATTCTACACCGTCTCCTACCAAATATTCACTATCACCAAGTAAAAGTTACAAG tattctcCCAAAACACCACCTCGATGGGCAGAAGATCAGAATTCTTTATTGAAAATGATTTGCCAACAAGTAGAGGCCATTAAG aAAGAAATGCAGGAGTTGAAACTAAATAGCAGTAACTCAGCATCCCCTCATCGTTGGCCCACAGAGAATTATGGACCAGACTCAGTGCCTGATGGATATCAGGGGTCACAGACATTTCATGGGGCTCCACTAACAG AAGCAGcacatcctcattttacaattgAGAAACATGGAGACTCCAAATGGATTATTTACAGGTTCACAAAATAG